A window of the Chloroflexus sp. Y-396-1 genome harbors these coding sequences:
- a CDS encoding tetratricopeptide repeat protein, which yields MKEGLTWPQPRYVDSIPAVVDDATIRQALDHLGNAQSYRPYHAHAYRMSGWIYLARGDLEQAVAAFERARAINTAEPMIDWETGLVYEQMLATISQAPSTPLTHQLTQAILSAPNVSIATPFCKQGAPQTCYAGMTTLTMPYAGISDPSPFTYDFFFLHPPATARFDISVPVGQEGLSFILGFDPQARAWGSDGAVFRIGVTTTVGTLQYVFEQSVTPEQAGTGWIPGWVDLSPWSDQKVAIIFEILPGTKGDTTADWFGWANVILTSPTAARYASYAPLARMRAAWLDGGFNQNVLLARRDEAIRFGRIEEAQRWEKRALLLNSTVHAEH from the coding sequence ATGAAGGAAGGATTAACCTGGCCACAACCACGCTATGTTGACAGCATCCCAGCAGTTGTGGATGACGCTACTATTCGTCAAGCACTCGACCACCTTGGAAATGCTCAGTCCTATCGTCCCTACCACGCCCACGCTTACCGAATGAGCGGATGGATATACCTAGCTCGCGGCGATTTAGAACAAGCGGTCGCTGCGTTTGAGCGAGCACGAGCAATAAATACTGCAGAACCGATGATTGACTGGGAAACCGGTCTAGTTTACGAACAGATGCTGGCGACCATCTCACAAGCACCATCGACCCCGCTGACCCATCAGTTGACCCAAGCGATTCTATCAGCACCGAACGTTTCGATTGCTACTCCATTCTGCAAACAAGGCGCCCCACAGACATGTTACGCTGGAATGACAACTCTGACTATGCCATACGCTGGAATAAGCGATCCATCGCCGTTTACTTATGATTTCTTCTTCTTACATCCGCCGGCTACGGCACGTTTCGATATCTCTGTTCCTGTAGGTCAGGAAGGCTTGTCGTTTATCCTTGGATTTGATCCACAGGCTCGTGCATGGGGAAGTGATGGCGCTGTCTTCCGCATCGGTGTAACGACCACGGTTGGAACGCTCCAATATGTTTTTGAGCAATCAGTAACACCTGAGCAGGCAGGAACGGGGTGGATTCCCGGATGGGTTGATTTGTCCCCCTGGAGTGATCAGAAAGTGGCAATTATCTTCGAGATACTACCCGGTACGAAGGGCGATACCACTGCTGACTGGTTTGGATGGGCAAACGTGATACTTACATCACCTACTGCAGCACGTTACGCTAGTTATGCGCCATTAGCTCGGATGCGTGCTGCATGGTTGGATGGCGGATTTAATCAGAATGTATTGTTGGCACGACGTGACGAAGCTATCCGCTTCGGTCGGATTGAAGAGGCACAGCGTTGGGAAAAGCGTGCATTGCTGTTGAATTCGACAGTACATGCAGAACACTAA
- a CDS encoding glycosyltransferase family 39 protein, which yields MRREVISTMVAHNFYENIGGPPNMLTDDEVLWLPFPQTDDPPLYYLLVAIALIPLRHTDIITQLYAARLVSCFLYLISILLAYGLVSDLLPRNRFLRLMVAGFMALLPAYTDLMTSVNNDVGAVVVFSFFLWGCTRLLIQGLSIVNAIWVVLATGLCLWTKNTVFVALPLLALVTLMTLLRQWWNRNVLFIFVGTCAVALLTIFDLGEVRYWYCYPYQLTPLRQQMLNAPVGKGTLAVEIDPENARRAAFHFLLPETVKHLQGKEVTLGVWMWASKPTTIRPPILSGAISKEGTNTDIGIEPSFHAFRFQIASDQVFIFLEPYTDQQERVIVFYDGLVLAEGNRPLDSPPQFDNPNGTTGTWGKRQFVNLVRNPSFEESSPGIRPWVAQLLHRLVSRVTFRPEENIAAILDWERTSYIYPIAIRRLVTSFWAVFGWGHVLIDNLWYEISIWLTVIGFIGAIVQIIRSMSKTLSPPTCWALLFLGIAMIVVWVITLLRPLPLYPWDRTFIPVARYAYPVIIPTALALVAGWTAWPWQNVKRWSTVTLFIWLFILNGVSLWRIVSFW from the coding sequence ATGAGACGTGAAGTCATCAGTACGATGGTGGCCCACAATTTTTACGAGAACATCGGTGGACCACCGAATATGCTAACTGACGATGAAGTACTCTGGTTGCCATTTCCACAAACTGACGATCCACCATTGTATTATCTCCTGGTAGCAATAGCTTTAATACCGCTACGCCATACCGATATTATCACTCAACTCTATGCAGCACGCCTGGTGTCTTGTTTCCTGTACCTGATCAGTATCTTGTTGGCGTATGGTCTCGTTAGCGATTTACTACCTCGTAATCGCTTCCTGCGTCTGATGGTAGCCGGATTTATGGCGTTACTTCCGGCTTATACTGATCTCATGACATCCGTGAATAATGATGTCGGAGCAGTTGTTGTCTTTTCATTCTTCTTATGGGGATGTACTCGTTTGTTGATACAAGGTTTATCTATTGTAAACGCGATCTGGGTCGTTCTGGCTACTGGACTATGTTTGTGGACGAAGAATACAGTGTTTGTTGCTCTCCCACTCCTTGCTCTGGTAACATTAATGACACTCCTGCGACAATGGTGGAATAGGAACGTTTTGTTCATCTTCGTGGGAACATGCGCGGTTGCACTCCTTACAATATTTGATCTAGGGGAAGTAAGGTATTGGTACTGTTATCCCTATCAGTTGACACCTTTGCGTCAGCAGATGTTGAACGCACCGGTAGGGAAAGGCACCTTGGCAGTAGAGATTGATCCAGAAAATGCGCGACGGGCAGCCTTTCACTTTTTGTTGCCTGAAACGGTTAAACATCTTCAAGGAAAAGAGGTAACTTTAGGGGTCTGGATGTGGGCATCAAAACCAACAACTATTCGTCCACCAATCCTTTCGGGAGCCATCAGCAAAGAAGGAACTAACACTGATATAGGAATAGAACCTTCTTTTCACGCTTTTCGTTTTCAAATAGCTTCGGATCAAGTGTTTATTTTCTTGGAGCCATACACCGATCAACAAGAGAGAGTTATCGTCTTCTACGACGGTCTAGTTCTCGCTGAAGGTAATCGACCATTGGATTCGCCACCGCAATTCGACAATCCAAATGGTACCACCGGAACCTGGGGCAAACGACAGTTTGTAAATCTGGTACGCAATCCATCGTTTGAAGAGAGCAGTCCGGGGATTCGGCCATGGGTAGCACAACTCCTTCACCGGCTCGTATCTCGTGTAACATTTCGTCCAGAAGAGAATATAGCAGCAATTCTTGACTGGGAGCGAACGAGTTACATATATCCAATCGCTATTCGTAGATTAGTTACTTCCTTCTGGGCCGTATTCGGATGGGGACACGTGTTGATAGATAATCTGTGGTATGAAATATCTATCTGGCTGACGGTAATTGGTTTTATTGGTGCGATAGTACAAATAATACGTTCTATGAGCAAAACACTTTCTCCTCCAACTTGTTGGGCACTGCTATTTCTTGGTATAGCAATGATAGTTGTATGGGTCATAACGCTTCTCAGGCCGCTACCACTCTATCCCTGGGATCGCACGTTTATTCCAGTTGCGCGTTACGCCTATCCGGTAATTATTCCAACTGCACTGGCTCTCGTAGCAGGATGGACAGCGTGGCCGTGGCAGAATGTGAAGCGATGGAGTACTGTTACACTGTTCATCTGGCTGTTCATTCTGAACGGTGTTTCGCTCTGGCGGATAGTTTCTTTCTGGTAG
- a CDS encoding N-acetyl sugar amidotransferase: METVTKTRSYQMCTRCVMDTSAPDIAFDENGICNYCSEFLSRASATLFKDQSQRQQELELLVREIKEQGKNKPYDSIIGLSGGVDSSTALVYAIRLGLRPLAVHMDNGWDSELAQNNIANLVRILGVDLVTHVIDWDEYRALMQAFFDADVIDVELLYDNAMLAVNYQQAAKYGIRYILAGTNQSTEGMRIPPTWNWFKWDKRNIMAIARRAGIVSFKTFPAIGTLDFIWYTFVKRIKWISFLDYFEYNKFDALQMLQRDFGFKPYPYKHYESIFTRFYQGYILPEKFGVDKRRVHLSTLIISNQMSRGEALEILEDPPYPSKLDLEEDKHYFLKKMGWSTNQLEEYISRPERPHDSFPSEKPLWDSLSSMLTKARDIKRNIRSRKFDINLAFRKSVK, from the coding sequence ATGGAAACAGTAACAAAGACCCGGTCTTATCAAATGTGTACTCGTTGTGTTATGGACACCAGTGCGCCCGATATTGCATTTGATGAGAATGGAATTTGTAATTATTGCTCTGAGTTTTTATCTAGAGCATCCGCGACGCTGTTTAAAGATCAATCCCAGAGGCAGCAGGAGTTGGAATTATTAGTAAGAGAGATTAAAGAGCAAGGAAAAAACAAACCCTATGATAGTATTATAGGTCTATCAGGAGGTGTAGACAGTTCTACAGCACTAGTATACGCCATTCGACTTGGATTACGTCCACTTGCTGTTCATATGGATAACGGCTGGGACTCAGAATTGGCACAGAACAATATCGCCAATTTGGTACGAATTCTTGGAGTAGATCTCGTTACTCATGTGATTGATTGGGATGAGTATCGTGCTTTGATGCAAGCTTTCTTTGATGCAGATGTGATCGATGTTGAGTTATTATATGACAATGCAATGTTAGCTGTAAACTATCAGCAAGCAGCTAAATATGGTATACGTTACATACTCGCCGGTACAAATCAAAGTACAGAAGGCATGCGTATTCCTCCAACATGGAATTGGTTTAAATGGGATAAAAGGAATATTATGGCAATAGCCCGCCGAGCAGGAATTGTTTCATTCAAGACATTTCCCGCCATAGGTACACTAGATTTCATTTGGTATACGTTTGTGAAACGTATCAAATGGATTTCTTTTCTGGACTACTTTGAATACAATAAGTTCGATGCCTTACAAATGCTTCAACGTGATTTCGGGTTTAAACCATATCCATATAAGCATTATGAGTCCATTTTTACACGATTTTACCAAGGATATATTCTGCCCGAGAAATTTGGTGTGGACAAACGTCGGGTACATCTCAGTACACTTATCATTTCAAACCAGATGAGTCGAGGCGAAGCTTTAGAAATATTAGAAGACCCACCTTATCCCTCCAAGCTAGATCTGGAAGAAGATAAGCATTACTTTCTCAAAAAAATGGGTTGGTCAACTAATCAACTCGAAGAATACATCAGCCGTCCTGAGCGACCTCATGATAGTTTTCCATCAGAAAAACCGCTCTGGGATAGTCTCAGCAGCATGTTGACCAAGGCTAGAGATATTAAGAGAAATATAAGAAGTAGAAAGTTCGACATAAATTTGGCATTCCGAAAGAGTGTCAAATAG
- a CDS encoding AglZ/HisF2 family acetamidino modification protein translates to MLKHRVIPCLLLRNRGLVKTLRFKDPRYVGDPINIVRIFNEKEVDELMVLDIMASKVPCEPDYEMIERIASECFMPLCYGGGVRTVEQARRLFALGVEKICLQTAALYDISIITELADRFGSQAVVVSIDIKRNWRGLPQLYASASGKTLRRHWLDYLHSAVSAGAGEVLLNSVDRDGTMSGMDLDLIRRATTDLSVPLVAVGGVGSLADIKAATDAGASAVAAGAFFVFHGPHRAVLISYPRYQELEDLWKQ, encoded by the coding sequence ATGCTTAAACACCGAGTTATACCATGTCTACTCTTGCGGAATAGAGGTTTAGTCAAGACATTGAGGTTCAAGGATCCGAGGTATGTTGGAGATCCGATCAACATCGTTCGGATTTTTAACGAAAAAGAAGTCGATGAGCTTATGGTTCTCGACATCATGGCCAGCAAAGTGCCGTGCGAGCCGGACTATGAAATGATCGAGAGAATTGCCAGTGAATGCTTCATGCCGCTCTGTTACGGCGGGGGGGTTCGAACGGTCGAACAGGCAAGGCGATTGTTTGCGTTGGGAGTAGAGAAAATTTGCCTGCAAACGGCAGCATTGTATGATATATCAATTATTACCGAGCTTGCGGATCGCTTTGGAAGTCAGGCTGTTGTTGTTTCTATTGATATAAAGCGAAACTGGCGAGGTCTACCTCAACTCTACGCATCAGCGAGCGGCAAGACACTAAGACGTCATTGGTTGGATTACCTGCATAGTGCAGTATCAGCCGGTGCGGGTGAAGTGTTACTCAATTCAGTTGATCGCGACGGTACAATGTCGGGCATGGATCTCGACCTCATTCGCAGAGCAACTACTGATCTATCGGTGCCTCTAGTTGCGGTCGGGGGAGTAGGTAGTCTTGCAGATATCAAAGCAGCTACCGACGCTGGTGCCAGCGCCGTAGCTGCTGGTGCGTTTTTTGTATTTCATGGTCCGCATCGCGCTGTTCTGATTTCTTATCCACGTTATCAGGAGTTGGAAGACTTATGGAAACAGTAA
- the hisH gene encoding imidazole glycerol phosphate synthase subunit HisH: MIVIPALSLGNFASILRVIDKCGGYAELIDSPIALRKADKIILAGVGAFDYGMTSINSMWREELENAVLVRRIPILGICLGMQLMCKFSEEGHLPGLGWIDAEVRRFSWSSDLNLKLPHMGWNTVKIVKSNPLLETGDDEQRFYFVHSYHVVCNNPNDVLATAHYGYEFASAINHDNIFGVQFHPEKSHKFGIRLINNFLRL; encoded by the coding sequence ATGATTGTTATACCCGCACTTTCGCTTGGTAATTTTGCTTCGATATTAAGGGTTATCGATAAGTGCGGCGGTTACGCTGAGTTGATAGACTCTCCAATCGCACTTCGAAAAGCGGATAAGATTATATTGGCTGGCGTTGGTGCATTTGATTACGGGATGACGAGTATTAATAGCATGTGGCGTGAGGAATTGGAAAATGCAGTACTTGTACGACGAATCCCAATTCTTGGAATCTGCTTGGGAATGCAACTGATGTGTAAATTTAGTGAGGAAGGCCATTTGCCTGGTCTTGGTTGGATTGATGCTGAAGTTAGGCGGTTTTCCTGGTCATCGGATCTCAATCTCAAACTTCCACATATGGGTTGGAATACTGTCAAGATCGTTAAGTCTAACCCTTTATTAGAGACTGGTGATGATGAACAGCGTTTTTACTTTGTTCATTCCTATCATGTTGTTTGTAACAATCCAAACGATGTCTTAGCTACAGCACATTACGGTTACGAATTTGCTTCGGCTATCAACCATGATAACATCTTTGGTGTGCAATTCCACCCGGAAAAAAGTCATAAATTTGGTATACGGCTTATAAATAACTTTCTGAGGCTATAG